The Danio aesculapii chromosome 8, fDanAes4.1, whole genome shotgun sequence genome window below encodes:
- the LOC130233514 gene encoding epidermal growth factor receptor kinase substrate 8-like — translation MYGGNPVFQPRGFSPEPSSQGSGMSRPSAKSIYMQRKEYAESMSRQDSFQYRVEHLFTCALDGREVSSIEDCVNRLKNLDSKGKVWGQDMIIQIQANQLQLCDIETKEVLESVHLSSIRKAKAVLDSCIYDSLLIISAQEPSQRSPQAFLFQCEEAGAQEVANDLEKSIQQGGDASPPIKEPQMDIRSHLESIIGQGYPGSMKRPMQSNPPPPDFPPPQYNSYEDHGDHYDDRRPSPTMQFPRDEVPFRPVHSEREQTPPPFNDVNRDIEILNHVAADIETFTYKVGSALPKDDGSKKKKKKNAPKMPVANIPTVEEYVSCLQKIKYGFNLLGKLDDHLKNPPASDFVHSLFSSLSFIMSHYPPNIPPSVLSPLLTENALQLLGRVVTPNEDKLWSSLGDAWNIPRSKWPNGDQIPPYYPEFYDGWQPLPPGPSQSPPANRQLSRSNSERFPPANVSQRPPEQDSRAWNPPPMKSAELPLLMRVIYDFMARNSQELSVMKGDMVQVIDKSGQWWKVKNSRNEEGYVPQNVLEPVDGQRPPPQNMRGPPSLDMKSRPEEVKAWLQYKGFSKTTIQNLGILDGAMLLRMKREEIRAICPEEGGRVFFQLQSVRSTVALASEAQFSQYGGR, via the exons ATGTATGGGGGTAACCCTGTTTTCCAGCCAAG AGGCTTCTCACCTGAGCCATCATCTCAGGGCTCTGGCATGTCTCGTCCCAGTGCCAAATCCATTTACA TGCAAAGGAAGGAGTATGCTGAATCGATGAGCAGACAAGACAGCTTTCAGTACAGAGTGGAG CATCTGTTCACCTGTGCACTGGATGGCAGAGAGGTGAGCAGCATTGAGGACTGTGTCAACAGACTGAAGAACCTGGACAGTAAAGGGAAAGTTTGGGGTCAAGATATGATCATACAGATCCAGGCCAACCAACTGCAGCTGTGTGACATCGAGACCAAG GAGGTTTTGGAGTCTGTTCATTTGAGCAGCATCAGGAAGGCCAAAGCTGTTCTGGACAGTTGCATTTATGATTCTCTCCTCATAATCTCAGCCCAAGAGCCCAGTCAGCGATCTCCACAGGCCTTCTTGTTCCAGTGTGAGGAGGCCGGG GCTCAGGAAGTGGCCAATGATCTGGAAAAGTCAATTCAGCAAGGAGGAGATGCCAGTCCACCGATTAAAGAACCGCAGATGGACATCAG GAGTCATCTGGAAAGCATCATTGGTCAGGGTTATCCAGGCAGTATGAAGAGACCCATGCAGTCAAACCCTCCTCCCCCAGATTTCCCACCTCCACAGTACAACAGCTATGAAGATCATGGTGATCACTATG ATGACAGACGGCCTTCACCTACAATGCAGTTTCCCAGAGATGAAGTCCCTTTCAGGCCAGTGCACTCTGAGCGAGAGCAAACTCCCCCTCCATTCAATGACGTCAACAGGGATATT GAGATTCTTAACCATGTAGCAGCTGACATTGAGACTTTCACATATAAAGTAGGTTCTGCTTTGCCAAAAGATGATGGaagcaagaaaaagaaaaagaaaaatgccCCCAAAATGCCTG ttgcaAATATCCCCACTGTGGAGGAGTATGTGTCCTGTTTGCAGAAAATAAAGTATGGCTTCAATCTTCTG GGGAAGCTGGATGATCACCTTAAAAACCCTCCTGCTTCTGACTTTGTTCACAGTCTCTTCTCCTCCCTTAGTTTT ATAATGAGTCATTATCCTCCCAACATCCCTCCTTCTGTTCTGAGTCCACTGCTCACAGAAAATGCTCTGCAGCTGCTGGGACGTGTGGTCACACCAAATGAGGACAAACTGTGGAGCAGTTTGGGTGATGCGTGGAACATCCCAag ATCCAAATGGCCAAACGGCGATCAGATCCCTCCATATTATCCTGAATTTTATGATGGTTGGCAGCCTCTTCCGCCCGGCCCTTCACAGTCTCCTCCAGCAAACAGACAGCTGTCACGGAGCAACAGTGAGCGATTTCCACCCGCAAACGTCAGTCAGAGGCCACCTGAACAG GACAGCAGAGCCTGGAACCCCCCACCCATGAA GTCAGCAGAGCTGCCGCTCCTCATGAGAGTGATTTATGACTTTATGGCAAGAAACAGTCAGGAACTGAGTGTGATGAAGGGTGACATGGTGCAG GTAATCGACAAGTCTGGGCAATGGTGGAAAGTGAAAAACAGTCGTAACGAGGAGGGTTATGTGCCTCAGAATGTTCTAGAACCTGTTGATGGACAAAGGCCACCA CCGCAAAATATGAGAGGGCCTCCATCTCTGGACATGAAATCTAGACCTGAGGAAGTCAAAGCCTGGTTACAGTATAAAGGCTTTTCTAAAAC GACGATCCAGAATCTCGGGATACTTGATGGAGCAATGTTGCTGAGAATGAAACGAGAGGAAATCAGAGCGATATGTCCAGAAGAAGGAGGACGAGTGTTTTTCCAGCTGCAAAGCGTCAGATCTACCGTCGCA CTCGCCAGTGAGGCTCAGTTCAGTCAGTATGGTGGCCGCTGA
- the LOC130233513 gene encoding ATP synthase F(0) complex subunit B1, mitochondrial-like, protein MLSRLVLVSGHSLKNSGSFGACLVQAPRSFHQSSQSLAPVPPLPEKGGKVRHGIFPEEIFTMLYPKTGVTGPYMLGTGLLLYLLSKEIYVINHETIAGASIGAVIIYAVKKFGPSVAAFADKLNADKVAKAQEVKDQSMASYTQGIENEKKEQWRVEGRSMLFDAKRNNVAMLLEINYRERLHMVTNEVKKRLDYQVELQNLHRRMEQEHMVNWVEQSVVKSITPQQEKESIAKCISDLKVLAKSTQARATV, encoded by the exons ATGTTGTCGAGGCTGGTGCTCGTCTCAG GTCATTCCCTGAAAAACAGTGGGTCTTTTGGTGCTTg CCTGGTCCAGGCCCCTCGCTCCTTTCATCAGTCCTCCCAGAGTCTTGCACCAGTACCCCCTCTACCAGAGAAGGGAGGAAAGGTCCGTCATGGCATCTTCCCTGAGGAGATTTTCACAATGTTGTACCCCAAGACTGGTGTGACAG GGCCTTATATGCTTGGCACTGGTCTGCTCCTCTACCTGCTGTCTAAGGAAATCTATGTAATCAATCACGAGACCATTGCTGGTGCATCCATTGGTGCAGTCATCATTTACGCCGTCAAGAAGTTTGGGCCCAGTGTAGCTGCCTTCGCTGACAAACTCAATGCG GATAAAGTAGCAAAGGCTCAGGAGGTGAAGGATCAGTCTATGGCTAGTTATACTCAGGGCATTGAGAATGAGAAGAAGGAGCAGTGGAGAGTAGAAGGAAGAAGCATGCTCTTCGATGCCAAGAGG AATAACGTGGCTATGCTGCTGGAGATCAACTACAGAGAGCGTCTGCACATGGTGACCAATGAGGTGAAGAAGAGACTGGACTATCAGGTGGAGCTTCAGAACCTGCACCGCCGCATGGAGCAGGAGCACATGGTGAACTGGGTGGAGCAGAGTGTGGTCAAGAGCATCACACCACAGCAG GAGAAGGAAAGCATCGCCAAGTGCATTTCAGATCTGAAGGTCCTGGCCAAGAGCACTCAGGCTAGAGCTACAGTGTAA
- the LOC130233515 gene encoding glutathione S-transferase Mu 3-like gives MAMKLAYWDIRGIAQPVRLLLEFTGTKYEEKFYSCGEAPNYDKSCWLNEKNKLGLAFPNLPYLMDGDTKVVQSNAILRYIARKNNLCGETEEEQTRVDILENQAMDFRNGFIQLCYGDFDKNKPCYCEKLPGPLKQFSDFLGDRKWFAGDKITFVDFIMYDLLDLHRMLYPECLDDYRNLRSFLDHFESLEKIVAYMKSNKYMKTPVNNKMAKWGNKKE, from the exons ATGGCAATGAAGCTGGCATACTGGGATATCCGCGGG ATTGCTCAACCAGTCCGTCTACTGTTGGAATTCACTGGTACTAAATATGAGGAAAAGTTCTATTCCTGTGGTGAAG CTCCCAACTATGACAAAAGCTGTTGGTTAAATGAGAAAAACAAACTTGGGCTGGCCTTTCCTAAT TTGCCCTACCTAATGGATGGTGATACAAAGGTAGTTCAGAGCAATGCCATACTAAGATACATCGCCCGCAAAAACAACCTCT GTGGGGAAACTGAAGAAGAACAGACCAGAGTTGACATATTGGAGAATCAGGCGATGGACTTCCGCAATGGATTTATTCAGCTCTGCTATGGAGACTTT gacaaaaacaaaccatgttaCTGTGAGAAGCTGCCAGGACCTCTAAAGCAGTTCTCTGACTTCCTTGGTGACAGGAAGTGGTTCGCGGGGGACAAG ATCACATTTGTGGATTTCATCATGTATGACTTGCTGGATTTACATCGTATGTTGTACCCAGAGTGTCTGGATGACTACAGAAACCTTCGATCTTTCCTGGATCACTTTGAG AGTCTCGAGAAGATTGTAGCATACATGAAGTCAAACAAGTACATGAAAACTCCTGTGAACAACAAGATGGCCAAATGGGGAAACAAGAAGGAGTGA